In Pseudomonadaceae bacterium SI-3, the sequence GCGCTCTCGAAAGCCGTGGCGCGCTACTACTTCAAGCTTCTTGCCTACAAGGACGAATACGAAGTGGCGCGGCTGTACAGCGAACCGGAGTTCCGCCAGCAGCTCGAGGCGCAGTTCGAAGGCGACTACAAGCTGCAGTTCCACCTGGCACCGGCCTGGCTGGCCAAGCGCGACAGCACCACTGGCGAGCCGCGCAAGCGTGAACTCGGGCCTTGGGTGCTGAACGCCTTCAACGTGCTGGCCAAGCTGAAGTTCCTGCGCGGCACGCCGTTGGACGTGTTCGGCTACGGCCATGACCGCCGTGTCGAACGCGAACTGATCAGCGAGTACGAGCGCAACCTTGATCAGTTGCTGGCTCAACTGAAGCCGAGCAACTACCGCACGGCCGTAGCGATTGCTGCGCTTCCGGAACTGATTCGCGGCTACGGCCCGGTGAAGGAGCGCTCCATCGCCAAAGCGCGGCAACAGGAGAAGTTGCTCAAGGAGCAGCTGAACCGCGGCGACGAGGTGCAGACCGTGCGGCTGTTCGAGCCGGCGGCCTGAGGCGCCCCGGGGCTGGGCGCTCGTCGAGTGGGTCCGAGGTGTTCGGTGGGCTAAAGCCCACCCTACAGAACTAGCGGAGTTTCAGGCTTGTGGTGGGCTGAAGCCCACCCTACGGCCAGGCCGCGACGACGAGCTGCAGCTTTGTAGGGTGGGCCGGGCGGCGTTCCGCTTAGCCCACCGTTCCCCAATACGCCGCACAGAACATTGAAGGGGCCTGGAATGACGGGCCCGCACAGAACAACAAAGAGGAATCCGCAATGTCAGTCTTCACCCATCCCGATTTCGATGGCCACGAGCAGGTGGTGTTCTGCCACGACAAGGCCTCGGGCCTGCGCGCGATCATCGCCATCCACAACACCACGCTCGGCCCGGCGCTGGGCGGCTGCCGGATGTTCCCCTACGCCAGTGACGACGATGCCGTGCGCGACGTGCTGCGCCTGTCTCGTGGCATGACGCTGAAGTCTTCCCTGGCCGGGCTCAAACTTGGCGGGGGCAAGGCCGTCATCATTGGCGACCCGCATACCGGCAAGAGCCAGGCGCTGCTGCATGCTATGGGCGACTTCGTCGACAGCCTCGGTGGTCGCTACATCACCGCGGCCGATTCGGGTACCGGCGAGCCGGAAATGCAGGCCTTCGCCCAGCGCACCCGCCACGTCATCGGTGCGACGCCGCGCACCACGCTCGACGGCAGTATCGCCAGTGGCGATCCCTCACCGTCCACCGCGCTGGGTGTATTCGTCGGCCTGCGCGAGGCGGTGCGTCAGCGTCTGGGTCGTGATGATCTGACCGGTCTTAAGGTCGCGATTCAAGGTGTCGGGCATGTCGGTCTGGGGCTGGCCCGGCACTTGAAACAGGCCGGTGCCGAGCTGTGGGTTTGCGACATCTTCGATGCCAACGTGCGTCAGGCCATGGAGGAGCTGGGTGCCAATGCGGTGCGCCCGCACGACATCTACGGGCTGGACGTCGATGTGTTCGCCCCGTGCGCCATGGGCGGCATCCTTAACGCCGAAACCCTGCAGACCCTGCGTGCGCCGGTGATCGCCGGTGCCGCGAACAACCAGCTGGCGAGCCCGGAGATCGGCGCCGAGCTGCAGCGTCGCAACCACCTCTACGCGCCGGATTACGCGATCAATGCCGGCGGCATCATTGACGTGTACTACCAGCGCGTCGGCGGCAGCGCGGCGCAAAGCGATGCGCACATCAGAGGCATCGCAGAAACCCTTCGCGAAATCTTCGAGCGCGCTGCCAGCAGTGGCGAGTCCACTTCGATCGTCGCCGATCGATTGGCGCAGGAGCGGCTTGGCGGCGTGCATGCAGTGCCAAACCAGCCGCAGCGCCTGCAGGCGTAACGAGCATGAGGGCGGCCGAGTGCCGCCCGTTTTGTTTTCGGCAGCCCGAGCCGTTCTGCCGAGCGTGTGCAAATCCCTGACAAAAACAACAAGCAGGAATCCACAATGACTGACAAAAGCAGCATTGCCGCCGGTACTCTCGGTGGCGCCTCCGTTCGTACTCAGCAAAGCGCCGCGCGCGGCCTCTGGTCCTCGCGCTGGGTGTTCTTTCTGGCCGCTACCGGTTCCGCGGTCGGTCTGGGCAATATCTGGAAATTCCCTTACATCACTGGCGAGAACGGTGGCGGCGCCTTCGTACTGGTCTATCTCGGCTGCATCCTGCTGATCGGCATTCCCTTGCTGATGGCCGAAGTGATGATTGGCCGGCGTGGTCGGCAGAACCCCGATGGCGCAGTGGCTCGCCTGGCCAGAGAGGCCGGTGCCAACACCAAATGGCGCGTTGCGGGTTGGCTCGGTGGCCTGACCGGCTTTCTCATTCTCAGCTTCTACCTGGTGGTGGCTGGTTGGGCGCTGTCCTATATCCCGACCACGCTCAGCGGGACTTTCAGTGGCGTAGGTGGTGATGCCAGCGGCGAGCTATTCAACGGCTTGCTGGCCAGCCCGATGCGGTTGATCGTCTGCGGCACGCTGGTGCTGGCGGCGACCATGCTGATCGTCGGTTTCGGTGTGCGCGGCGGGCTGGAGCGCTCGCTGCGGTTCCTTATGCCGGGTCTGTTCGTGCTGCTGCTGGGGCTGGTCGGTTATGCCGCAGTCACGGGCGAATTCCTGCAGGCGCTGGAGTTTCTCTTCGTGCCGGACTTCTCGGCATTGACCGCCACCAGCGTGCTGATTGCCCTGGGGCATGCCTTCTTCACGCTCAGCCTCGGAGCGGGCGCGATGATGGTGTATGGCTCCTACCTGCCGGAAGGCACCTCGATCGCCAAGACCTCGGTACTGGTGGCGCTGGCTGACACCGTCGTCGCGCTGCTGGCCGGTATGGCGATCTTTCCGCTGGTGTTTGGCAACGGTCTGGAGCCGGGCGCCGGGCCGGGGCTGATCTTCGTCACCCTGCCCATCGCCTTCGGCCAGATGCCGCTGGGCCAGGTGGTCGGCGGGCTGTTCTTCGTCATGCTGGTAATCGCCGCGCTGACCTCTGCGATATCCCTGAGCGAACCGAGCATTGCCTGGATGACCGAGCGCTTCGGCCTGAGCCGCCTCAAAGCCGTGCTGGTCAGTGGCGGCCTGCTTTGGGTACTGAGCCTGGGCAGCGTTTTCTCCTTCAACCTCTGGGCCGACTACCAACTGTTCGGCAAGACCTTTTTCGACAGCCTCGACTACCTCACCACCAACTGGCTGATGCCATTGGGCGGGCTGATGACGGTGCTGTTCACCGGTTGGGTGATGAAGGAACAAACGGTGCGCGACGCCATCGGTATTAGACACGGCGGGTTGTTTCGCGCCTGGTGGTTGCTGCTGCGCTTCGGTACGCCGCTGGCGATCGTGCTGGTGTTCCTCAACTTGAGCGGGCTGATCTAGGGGAAGCGCAGTCGCCGTCGCGTTACGCACAATCTAGGTGGTTGAGGAGGCGCGGTGCGACCAGCTGTCGCACCGCGCCGTCAGGTTTTCGTTACGCGCTCACCGACGCAACCTTGCATTGCGGCGCTCGCGACGGGCCGTAAAGAAAACCTTCCAGCTCAAGTGAGTTGAAGCAGCGACCGGTGCTACTGGCGGGCTTGTGCACCCCGTCGGAGTGGTTTGTTATGAGGGCGGCCAAGCCAATCCTGCGGTCTTGCGATCATTGATCGCCAGGGCTGCGGGGACGGTCAAAGGATATTGCCCGCCACAGAGAAACACGTACTGGGAGCGTTATGAGCAGTGAAACAACCACAACGGCCGGTTCGTCGCCCACGCTGAAACTCTACGGCTACTGGCGATCCAGCGCCGCCTACCGGGCACGCATCGCGTTGAACCTCAAAGGCCTCGCCTTCGAGAACCTGCCGGTGCATCTGGTCAAGGACGGCGGCCAGCAGCGTTCGGCCGACTACAAGGCACTCAATCCGCAGGGGCTGGTGCCTTTGCTGGTGGACGGCGACGAGCGCATCAGCCAATCGCTGGCGATTCTCGAATACCTGGAGGAGGTCTTTCCGCTACCGGCTTTGCTGCCGGACGAGCCGGCCGACCGTGCGCGGGTGCGCTCATTGGCGCTGCATATCGCCTGCGACCTGCATCCACTGAACAACCTGCGCGTATTGCAGTACCTCAGCGGCCCGCTGGGTATCGAAGACGAGGCGAAGCAGCAGTGGATCCAGCATTGGATTCACACGGGCCTCGCTAGCGTCGAAGAGGGGTTGGCCGCGTTCGACGGCAAGCTGTCACTCGGCAGGCGGCCGGGCTATCTGGAGGCATGCCTGATTCCTCAGGTATACAATGCGCGCCGTTTTGCCTGTGACCTCAGTGCGTATCCGCGCATTTTGCAGATGACCGAGCAGTGCGAATCCCTCGAAGCCTTTGCCAACGCAGCTCCGGAGGTGCAGCCCGACGCTCAATAGGTTTATCCGCCTTGCACTCCGTCGCGTCATGAGCGCGGCGGGTTCGATTCCGTCACAGATAACAACAAACAGGTGACGCATGACCCGTGAAAAACCCAAGAACCTCTGGCTCTCCCGCTGGGGCTTCATTCTTGCCGCGACCGGCTCTGCAGTCGGCTTGGGCAACATCTGGAAATTCCCTTACATCACCGGCGAGTACGGCGGCGGCGCCTTCGTGCTCATGTACCTGGCGTGCATCCTCGCCATTGGTATTCCGGTGATGATGACCGAGATCGCCATCGGCCGTCGGGGTCGTGGCAGCCCCATCGATGCCATTGGCAGAGCGGTCCGCGAAAACGGCAGCAGCTCCCTGTGGAAGGGCGTCGGCGGCATGGCCATGGCGGCCGGCTTCCTGATTCTCTGCTTCTATGTGGTGGTGGCCGGTTGGGCGTTCGCTTATACGGTGAAGATGCTCGACGGCTCGCTGGCGGCCAGCTCGGTCGACGGATTGGCGCAGGTGTTCGAGGCGCACAACGCCAACCCCTGGCAGCTCGGTGGCTGGAGCGTACTGGTGGCGTTGTTGACGCTATGGATCGTGGCCAAAGGTGTACAGCAGGGCATCGAAAGTGCGGTGCGCTGGATGATGCCGGGCCTGGCGGTGATGCTGTTGATCCTGGTTGGTTATGCCTTCACCAGTGGCGGCTTCGATCAGGGCTTCGCCTTTCTGTTCAGCTTCGATACCTCCAAGCTCACCGGTGAAGCGCTACTGGCCGCACTGGGCCACGCGTTCTTCACCCTCAGCCTGGCGTCCGGGGCGATTCTGACCTACGGCTCCTACATCCCCGACGGACAGTCCATCGCGCGGACCACCTTCATGGTCGCGATTGCCGATACGGCCGTAGCGCTGCTGGCGGGGCTGGCGATTTTCCCGATCATCTTTGCCAACGGCATGGACCCGACTGCCGGACCCGGCTTGATCTTCATGAGCCTGCCGCTGGCCTTCCAGCAAATGCCGTTCGGCACCGTATTCGGCACGCTGTTCTTCGCCATGGTGTCGATTGCCGCGCTGACGTCAGCGATCTCTATGATCGAAGCCACAGTGGCCTACCTCAACGAAAAGCACGGCATCAGCCGTCTCAAGGCCGCCATCGGCGCCGGTGCGGTATTGCTGGTGATCAGCCTGCTGGCGATGCTCTCGTTCAATCTGATGGCCGGCTGGACGCCAATGGGCAAGAACTTCTTCGACTGGCTCGACTACCTGACCTCGCGCTGGATGATGCCGCTGGGCGGGATCTTCATCGTGATCTTTGCCGGCTATGCCCTGCGCAGCGAGATCATGCGTGACGAGCTGGATCTGCCACCGCTGGGCTATGCGCTGTGGCTGTTCATGGTCCGCTATGTCTGCCCAGTGCTGATCACCATGGTGTTCCTGCATGCCCTCGGCTGGCTGGGCTTCGACCCGCTGGTGCGCTGGTACTGGATTGCCGGAGCCATCGGTGCGCTGACTGTTCTCGGCGAGGGGTTGCGACCTCGCGTTCTGCCGGCGCTGACTGGGCGCAACGCCTGATCATCAGCAGAGTCTCGATCTAGGCGACTAAGCGGCACTTCCGGCAACGGAAGTGCCGTTTTTGTAACTGGACTGCAGGCGTCTCAGCGAAAGGTCAGACGGCCAGCCCCCCCCGTTGTCACTGGCTTCGCGACAGACAGCACCCTAAAGCTCTCTAACGCGTTGCCGATAATCTGATCAGCGCAAGGACGCTTCAACAGAAAACGGATCTTCGTATTGACCCAGATCAGTTCTCGGACCCGCGCCCATGCCCAGTCGTCTTAAATTCAGCCACAAGATCTTGCTGGCCGCCTCGCTCGTGGTGATCGCGACCTTTGCCCTGTTCACGCTGTTCAACGATTATCTGCAGCGCAACGCGATTCGCGACAACCTCGAAAGCTACCTGAATGAGATGGGTGAAGTCACCGCCCATAACATCCAAAACTGGCTGTCTGGTCGGATCCTGTTGGTGGAAAGCGCTGCGCAGTCCATCGCCAACGACAGCTCCGATCAGAGCGTGGTTGCTCTGCTTGAACAGAAGGCGCTCGTCTCGACCTTCGGCTTCACCTATCTGGGCGAGCAGAACGGCCGCTTCACCATGCGTCCGGAAGACGAAATGCCCGCCGGGTACGACCCGCGCACCCGCCCCTGGTACAAGGACGCGGTGGCTGCTGGCGGAACGACCCTTACCGAACCCTATGTTGACGCGGCCACGGGTGAGCTGATCATTACGATCGCCACCCCCGCACGCAGCGGCAGCCAGACGGTTGGCGTGGTGGGCGGCGATCTGGGTTTGCAGGCGCTTGTCGATATCATCAACGCGCTGAACTTCGACGGCATGGGTTACGCCTTTCTGGTCAGCGGCGACGGCAAGGTGCTGGTGCATCCGGACAAGACCAAGGTCATGAAGACCCTGGCTGAGATCTATCCGCAGAACACCCCGTCCCTGACCAAGGGCCTGAGCGAAGCGGAGCTCGACGGCCAGGCACGCATTCTCAGCTTCAGTCCCGTTCCGGGCCTGCCTTCGGTGACCTGGTATGTCGGCATCTCCGTGGAAAAGGAAAAGGCTTACGCGGCGCTGTCGAGCTTCCGTACCTCGGCGCTCGTTGCCACTGTCATCGCTGTGGTGTTCATCATGGTCCTGCTGGGCATGCTGATCCGCGTGTTGATGCGGCCACTGACCGATATGGGCCGCGCGATGAGCAATATCGCCGAGGGCGAGGGCGACCTGACCCGCCGCCTGACAGTGCAATCGCAGGACGAATTCGGCACGCTGGCGCTGGCCTTTAACCGCTTCGTCGAGCGTATCCACGGCTCGATTCGTGACGTGGCCTCGGCTACCGAGCAGGTCAATGAAGTGGCGCAACGTGTACTGGCCGCCTCCAACTCGTCGATGCTCAATTCCGATGAACAGGCCAGCCGCACCAACAGCGTCGCAGCGGCGATCAATGAACTCGGCGCCGCCGCGCAGGAGATCGCCCGCAACGCGGCCGACGCCTCGCAGCAGGCCAGCGGTGCCAGCCACCAGGCCGAAGACGGTCGCAAGGTGGTCGAGCAGAACATCGAGGCCATGAAAAGGTTGTCGAGCAACATCAGCGCGTCCTGCCATCAAATCGAGGCGTTAAACACCCAGACGGTTGGCATCGGCCAGATTCTCGACGTGATCAAGGGCATTTCCGAGCAGACCAACCTGCTGGCGCTCAACGCAGCCATCGAGGCGGCGCGTGCCGGTGAAGCCGGACGCGGCTTTGCGGTGGTGGCTGATGAGGTGCGCAGCCTGGCGCATCGCACCCAGACCTCGGCGCAGGAAATCCACGGCATGATCGAGAAGCTGCAGGTCGGGGCGCGTGATTCGGTCAGCACCATGACCGAGAGTCAGCGTCAGAGCGAATCGAGCGTCGGCATCGCCAACCAGGCCGGTGAGCGACTGGGCAGCGTGACCCTCGCCATCGGCGAGATTGATGCGATGAACCAGTCAGTCGCGACCGCCACCGAAGAACAGACCTCAGTGATCGAGTCGCTGAACATGGACATCACGGAAATCAACACGCTGAACCAGGAGGGGGTCGAGAACCTGCAATCCACTCTTCGGGCCTGTGGAGATCTTGAGCAGCAGGCTGCGCGGCTGAAGCAACTGGTGGGGAGCTTCAGGATCTGATCTGGTTTTGGTGAGAAGGGCGCTTCGGCGCCCTTTTTTCGTGCCCGTCTGTATCCGCCACTTATGTAGAAGCGAAGGGAGACGCCTAGGCTTGATCGGGTGGTCGCGGCGCGCTCATCTTGGTACGGCGCCGCCCTGACGTAGGCCCTAACCTCATGTTTCGCCCTGCTGGGCGACTCACTTTTTCCAGACGCACCTGCCCGGCCGGCAAAAAAGTAAGCAAAAAGTCTTGCCCCTGCATCCGGCCCCAGCTGCGCCGGGGTTCCCTCGCTCCGGTGACGTTCCAGGGGCCCGCGGCGACGGGCCATCCATGCCGATGGCGGCCCCGACCCAACACAGCTCTCGCGGCATCCATGCCGCTCAACCCCTTACACGACACCTGCGCTCGGCCTCCTGAAAGGGGCGATCCGGTGGTGTCTGATGGGGCGTGCAGCGAAACGGTTGTAAGGGCTATATGTAGGGTGGGTAACGCGAAGCTTACCCACCGCTTTTGGTGGGCAAGGTCCGGTATCAATCGTGGTATCGAGCGCGGTGGAAAATGCTTCGCAGTTTTCCACCCTACGAAGCTAAAGGGAGGCGAGATCTAGTCGCTTGGCAACTCTCAACAACGTAACAAATATAGACTTTGCCTTTTTGCTGATGAACAGACTATCAGACGATGCCGAACGCCCCTTTCAGGAGGCCGAATGGAATCGCTGCGTAGAGGGGCGAGCGGCATGGATGCCGCGAGAGCCGTGAAGGGCCATGGATGGCCCTTGCGCGGCGACCCTCGGAGTAGCGATGGAATGAGGGAAGTCGAGCTCAGCGAGACCCGGATGCAGGGCAAGACCTTTTGGTTCCTTTTGGGGCAATTGCCAAAAGGGACTCGCCCAGCAGGGCGAAACCAATGCCTCGGCCGACCTTGGAAATCGGGTCATACGCAGCTAACCCAAGCTCAAACAGTCCGTGGGCTCGGGGGCGGAACTTGGGGCGGCCCCAAAAGCGCGTGCTGCGCTGCCCATCACCGTGCGCAACACAACGACATTGACCCATTCCCCACCCCCATGGTCGAGATGAATCAAGGGCCTGCATTCGGGCCCCCCGATCAAAGGAGACCCCATGAAAGTTCTCATCGTGCTCACATCCCACGACAAGCTCGGCGACACCGGCAAACCCACCGGCTTCTGGCTCGAAGAGTTCGCCGCCCCTTACTACGTCTTCAAGGACGCTGGCGCTGAAATCGTCCTCGCCTCACCCAAGGGGGGGCAGCCGCCGCTGGATCCGAAAAGCGATGCGCCAGACGCCCAGACCGAGATGACCCAGCGCTTCAAGAACGATGCCGAGTCCCAAGCGCTGCTGGCCAACACGCACAAGCTGGACGAGGTATCGGCAGCGGACTTCGATACGGTCTTCTATCCCGGCGGTCACGGCCCAATGTGGGACCTGACGAGCAATGCAACGTCCATCGCCCTTATCGAATCCTTCATCAAGGCACGCAAGCCCGTAGCGGCGGTCTGCCATGCGCCTGCCGCGCTGGTACAGGTGCGCGGCGTGGACGGTGAATACCTTGTCAAAGGCAAGCGCGTCACCGGCTTTACCAATACCGAGGAGGAGGGGGTACAGCTCACTGAGGTGGTGCCCTTCCTGCTGGAAGATAAGCTGAAGGAGATCGGTGGCGACTACAGCAAGGGGCCGGACTGGTCGTCCTATGTGCTGGTCGATGGCCTGCTCGTCACAGGCCAGAACCCGGCGTCCTCCGAAGAAGCCGCCCGGGAATTGCTCAACCTGGTGAAAGCGGGCTGAGCATTGCTCAGCGTGGCAGGCCGTTCGGCCAGGGAAGGGCGTCGGTCTCGCTGCAGGCTTCGAACAGCGGTTTGCTGAACAGATAGCCCTGCATCAGGCTGATGCCCAGGTCGCGCAAAGCCTTGCATTCATCCGGCGTTTCCACGCCCTCAGCGATCACCTGGATGCCCAGCTCTTTGCAAATGCCCACCGTGCCGCGGACGATGGCCTGGCGCGAACGGCTCTGATCGATTCCACGGATCAGATCCATGTCCAGCTTGATGAGATCGGGCTGGAAGTCGGCAAGCAGGTTGAGCCCCGCATAGCCGGCACCAAAGTCATCAATGGCCGTGAGAAAGCCGATGCGCTGGTATTCACGGAAAACCTCGGTCAGCCACTTGGCATCGCTGATGCGCTCGCCTTCGACGGTCTCGAAGATGATTTGCTCAATGGGGAAATCGTGCGCCCGGGCGGCTTCCAGCGTCGTCCGGATGCACAGTTCCGGCCGGTAGATGGCGTTGGGCATGAAGTTGATCGACAGCCGGCTCTGCATGTTCAGCTTGGCGGCGGTCTTGATGGCTTTAACCCGGCAGGCCTGATCGAAGCGGAAGCGGTTTTCCTCGGTGACTTGCGCCAGCACGCTGGGGGCCGGCTCGCCATTGACGCCGCGCACGAGCGCTTCGTGCGCAAAAATCTCGCGCTTGGCAATGTCCACAATCGGTTGATAGGCGTAACTGAAGCGAAAGCCGAGGCGCTCGCCGCTGGCGCAGCTGGGGCAGGCGCCGTGTTCGCTGGCCGAATGGCAGCTGTATTCCGATGGGGCAGGGTTACCGTCTGTGTTGCTTTGAATCATGGGCGAACTCGCTCGAAACCTGTTGCTGAAAGATAGCGGCTAATCTGGCCGAGACTGGAGTCCGTTCGTCACCAGAAGGCCATTCCACGAGAATGACCAGGCGTCATAGTAGGTCAGAAACTTTAGGAATGATGGCTAAATGCTATGACATTAAGAATTAAGTCGAGTTCCTCTTTCCGCAGTGCGCTTCGTCGTCGTGGCGGGGCCATCCGTTTCGGCAGGAATAAAAAAGGCCGGCATGACAGCCGGCCTCCTGTGCTTCGCTGCGGCGGCTTATGCCGTGACGCGGGCGATGGCGGCCGCCAGTTGATCGAGCCGTGCGGCATCCAGCCCAGCGATATTCGCCCGTCCGCTTTCCACCAAATACACCGAATCGTCACGCCGCAGGCGCAGCACCTGGTCGGCGGTGAGGCCCGTGTAGGAGAACATTCCGCGTTGCTGCGCAATGTGCGCGAAGCGCTCGGAGAGACCGTGCGGCGCCAGCGCCTCCACCAGCCCCTGACGAAGCCCGGCGATGCGCTCGCGCTTGGCTGCAACCTCTTGCTGCCAGAGCTGGCGCAATTCGGGGTTCACCAGAATCGTCGCCACCACGGCCGCGCCGTGCGACGGCGGAGTCGACCAGAGATTGCGCGCAACCGAAGCGAACTGGCTGCGCACATCGATCAACGACTCGCCGTTGGCAGCCACCGCGATCAGTGCGCCGGTACGCTCGCGGTAAAGCCCGAAGTTCTTCGAGCAGGAGCTGGTGATCAGCACTTCCGGCAGCGCTTCGACGAACAGCCGTACCGCCCAGGCGTCCTCGTCCAATCCATCGCCGAATCCCTGGTAAGCGAAGTCGAACAGCGGCAATAGCTCGCGCTGACGCACGATCTCGAGCACCTGGCGCCAGTCGCTCTGACTCAGGTCGTAGCCCGTGGGGTTGTGGCAGCACGCATGCAGGAGCACCACGTCGCCGCTGGGGATCCGCTCCAGCGCGGCGAGCATACCCGGCACGTCGAGGCGGTTCTGCGCATCGACATAGGGGTAATGCTCGACCTTCAAGCGGGCAGCGGCGAACAGGGTTTCGTGGATCGGCCAGGTTGGGTCGCTGAGCCAGAGACTGCGCCCCGGCAGGCACTTGGCGATGAAGTCACCCACCAGCCGCAGGGCGCCGGTGCCGCCCGGTGTCTGGGTGCAGCCGGCGCGGTGCTCAACCAGCGCTGGCGAGCCCTCACCGAGCACCAGCTGCAGCAGCTGCTCGCCAAACAGCGGATCGCCGTGGCCGCCGATGTAGCTCTTGGTCTGCTCGCTGTCGATCAGACGCTGCTCAGCCAGCTTGACCGCCTTGGGGATCGGCGTCAGACCCAAGGCGTCCTTGTACACGCCCACGCCCAGGTCGAGCTTGGCCGGATTGGGATCGGCGCGATAGGCGTCCAGCAGGCCGAGTATCGGATCGCCGGGAACCCGCGCGACATCAGCGAAGTGTTTCACTTGCGGCCCTCGGCGGTTTTCGCGACCTCGTCGGTACGCGCGGCCATGATGAAGTCGTTGCGGTGCAGCCCTTTGATCGAGTGGCTCCACCAGGTCACAGTGACCTTGCCCCATTCGGTTAGCAGGCCCGGGTGATGACCCTCGGCTTCGGCGATCTCGCCAACGGCGTTGGTGAAGGCCAGTGCATGGCGGAAGTTCTTGAACAGGAAAACTTTCTCCAACTCCATGTGGCCGTCACGGGTCTCGATGTTCCAGTCCGGAATCTGCTTGATCAGCTCGGCCAGTTCGTCATCGGAGACCTTGGGTGCGTCGGCGCGGCAGGCTTCGCAATGGGCTTGGGTCAGGGCGGTCATGGTTGGGTCCTTGTGTGATCGGTTGGTTGAGTGGATCGGTGGGCTAAAGCCCACCCTACGTGATGGGGTTGATCAGAGTTAAGCAGCGTAGGGAGGACAACGCCGAAGGCTTGTCCACGCGTCGGGTTCGGTCCGCCACGTTCACGAGCAACGTAGGGTGGATGACGCCAGAGGCTCATCCACCAGTCGGCCGAAACGACCCGCGCCGCCGGGAGACGTCGTTGAGGACGAACCCAACGCGTGGAAAATGCTTCGCAGTTTCCACCCTACGCCGCTTTCGGCGGAAACTTCGGCTGGTGCAGGCCCAGCTGCATGGCGTTGCGTACGTGCGCCATGATGTCTTCATGGGCCACATCGAACAGTCGCTTGAGCTCGGGCAGGACGAAGTACACCGGCTGCAGGATGTCGATGCGATAAGGGGTGCGCATCGCTTCGACAACGTCGAACGCCTGATGCTCGGGTTCGTCGGAAAGGCTGTAAAGCGTCTCCTTCGGCGAGGAGAGGATGCCGCCACCATAGATGCGTCGGCCCGCTGAAGTCTCCACCAGGCCGAACTCGATGGTCATCCAATACAGCCGCGCCAGGTAGACGCGCTCTTCCTTGGTCGCCTTGAGGCCAAGCTGGCCGTAGGTGTGGGTGAACTCGGCAAACCAGGGGTTGGTCAGCAGCGGGCAGTGGCCGAATATCTCGTGGAAGATGTCGGGTTCCTGCAGGTAATCCAGTTCTTCCGGTGTGCGGATAAAGGTAGCGACCGGAAAGCGTTTACTCGCCAACAGCTCGAAAAAGGTCTGGAACGGAATCAGCGCTGGAACCCGCGCCACCTGCCAGCCAGTGGTCGCATCCAGCACGCGGTTGATTTCGCCCAGTTGGGGGATGCGGTCGTGGGGCAGGGCAAGCTGTTCGATGCCGTCCAGGTATTCCTGGCAGGCGCGGCCATCGAGCAG encodes:
- a CDS encoding amino acid dehydrogenase, which produces MSVFTHPDFDGHEQVVFCHDKASGLRAIIAIHNTTLGPALGGCRMFPYASDDDAVRDVLRLSRGMTLKSSLAGLKLGGGKAVIIGDPHTGKSQALLHAMGDFVDSLGGRYITAADSGTGEPEMQAFAQRTRHVIGATPRTTLDGSIASGDPSPSTALGVFVGLREAVRQRLGRDDLTGLKVAIQGVGHVGLGLARHLKQAGAELWVCDIFDANVRQAMEELGANAVRPHDIYGLDVDVFAPCAMGGILNAETLQTLRAPVIAGAANNQLASPEIGAELQRRNHLYAPDYAINAGGIIDVYYQRVGGSAAQSDAHIRGIAETLREIFERAASSGESTSIVADRLAQERLGGVHAVPNQPQRLQA
- a CDS encoding sodium-dependent transporter produces the protein MTDKSSIAAGTLGGASVRTQQSAARGLWSSRWVFFLAATGSAVGLGNIWKFPYITGENGGGAFVLVYLGCILLIGIPLLMAEVMIGRRGRQNPDGAVARLAREAGANTKWRVAGWLGGLTGFLILSFYLVVAGWALSYIPTTLSGTFSGVGGDASGELFNGLLASPMRLIVCGTLVLAATMLIVGFGVRGGLERSLRFLMPGLFVLLLGLVGYAAVTGEFLQALEFLFVPDFSALTATSVLIALGHAFFTLSLGAGAMMVYGSYLPEGTSIAKTSVLVALADTVVALLAGMAIFPLVFGNGLEPGAGPGLIFVTLPIAFGQMPLGQVVGGLFFVMLVIAALTSAISLSEPSIAWMTERFGLSRLKAVLVSGGLLWVLSLGSVFSFNLWADYQLFGKTFFDSLDYLTTNWLMPLGGLMTVLFTGWVMKEQTVRDAIGIRHGGLFRAWWLLLRFGTPLAIVLVFLNLSGLI
- the maiA gene encoding maleylacetoacetate isomerase, giving the protein MSSETTTTAGSSPTLKLYGYWRSSAAYRARIALNLKGLAFENLPVHLVKDGGQQRSADYKALNPQGLVPLLVDGDERISQSLAILEYLEEVFPLPALLPDEPADRARVRSLALHIACDLHPLNNLRVLQYLSGPLGIEDEAKQQWIQHWIHTGLASVEEGLAAFDGKLSLGRRPGYLEACLIPQVYNARRFACDLSAYPRILQMTEQCESLEAFANAAPEVQPDAQ
- a CDS encoding sodium-dependent transporter, coding for MTREKPKNLWLSRWGFILAATGSAVGLGNIWKFPYITGEYGGGAFVLMYLACILAIGIPVMMTEIAIGRRGRGSPIDAIGRAVRENGSSSLWKGVGGMAMAAGFLILCFYVVVAGWAFAYTVKMLDGSLAASSVDGLAQVFEAHNANPWQLGGWSVLVALLTLWIVAKGVQQGIESAVRWMMPGLAVMLLILVGYAFTSGGFDQGFAFLFSFDTSKLTGEALLAALGHAFFTLSLASGAILTYGSYIPDGQSIARTTFMVAIADTAVALLAGLAIFPIIFANGMDPTAGPGLIFMSLPLAFQQMPFGTVFGTLFFAMVSIAALTSAISMIEATVAYLNEKHGISRLKAAIGAGAVLLVISLLAMLSFNLMAGWTPMGKNFFDWLDYLTSRWMMPLGGIFIVIFAGYALRSEIMRDELDLPPLGYALWLFMVRYVCPVLITMVFLHALGWLGFDPLVRWYWIAGAIGALTVLGEGLRPRVLPALTGRNA
- a CDS encoding chemotaxis protein translates to MPSRLKFSHKILLAASLVVIATFALFTLFNDYLQRNAIRDNLESYLNEMGEVTAHNIQNWLSGRILLVESAAQSIANDSSDQSVVALLEQKALVSTFGFTYLGEQNGRFTMRPEDEMPAGYDPRTRPWYKDAVAAGGTTLTEPYVDAATGELIITIATPARSGSQTVGVVGGDLGLQALVDIINALNFDGMGYAFLVSGDGKVLVHPDKTKVMKTLAEIYPQNTPSLTKGLSEAELDGQARILSFSPVPGLPSVTWYVGISVEKEKAYAALSSFRTSALVATVIAVVFIMVLLGMLIRVLMRPLTDMGRAMSNIAEGEGDLTRRLTVQSQDEFGTLALAFNRFVERIHGSIRDVASATEQVNEVAQRVLAASNSSMLNSDEQASRTNSVAAAINELGAAAQEIARNAADASQQASGASHQAEDGRKVVEQNIEAMKRLSSNISASCHQIEALNTQTVGIGQILDVIKGISEQTNLLALNAAIEAARAGEAGRGFAVVADEVRSLAHRTQTSAQEIHGMIEKLQVGARDSVSTMTESQRQSESSVGIANQAGERLGSVTLAIGEIDAMNQSVATATEEQTSVIESLNMDITEINTLNQEGVENLQSTLRACGDLEQQAARLKQLVGSFRI